Proteins from one Streptomyces genisteinicus genomic window:
- a CDS encoding pyridoxal phosphate-dependent aminotransferase has product MAGSDVTALFGASTAHSPSYFTLTRAADARPGDIVDFCIPCNPYFPTPAMFDRLGASLREILTYYPSSAETVTAELCGLLGLNPATVAMGNGSTELITWIDHLLVRESLAVPVPTFGRWTDQPTETGKRVDMLLLPEAHGFALDPEAFARFVETRGSRAAVICNPNNPDGGLLPKAQVLALLDRLQDLDLVVVDESFLEFADDGARTSVAAEAVLRPNALVLRSLGKNFGLHGVRFGYLVAHPGLAGRIRAALPKWNLNSFAEAVVFMLRDHRDAYAESLRRVRGDRYEMIRRLSQLPGLTVYPSQGNFVYVRLPAGVDGALLRDRLLTGHGVLVRECGNKIGSSSRFVRLVVRPQADVARLVSAMEQVLYGRTAHHPAAAPAPEARPADGRGLIAVRPAFDAPAPLPGPSAPLPGPSAPVPLPGSAVSAQLPGPAGMLYPAALLPPGAVPPTGPVAVPYAGPVAVPPAGGPGGAVAPPPGAGEAETPPGPARTGLSRAMTAGYTSGTAAVDRIVAGT; this is encoded by the coding sequence GTGGCAGGCAGCGACGTCACCGCGCTGTTCGGCGCGTCCACCGCGCACAGCCCGTCGTACTTCACCCTCACCCGGGCGGCCGACGCGCGGCCGGGCGACATCGTCGACTTCTGCATCCCCTGCAACCCGTACTTCCCGACACCCGCCATGTTCGACCGGCTCGGCGCCTCGCTGCGCGAGATCCTGACGTACTACCCGAGCAGCGCGGAGACCGTCACGGCCGAACTCTGCGGCCTGCTCGGCCTCAACCCGGCCACCGTGGCGATGGGGAACGGCTCCACGGAGCTGATCACCTGGATCGACCACCTGCTGGTGCGCGAGTCGCTCGCGGTGCCCGTGCCCACCTTCGGGCGGTGGACCGACCAGCCGACGGAGACGGGCAAGCGCGTGGACATGCTGCTGCTCCCGGAGGCGCACGGCTTCGCCCTCGATCCGGAGGCGTTCGCCCGCTTCGTCGAGACCCGCGGTTCGCGCGCCGCCGTCATCTGCAACCCCAACAACCCGGACGGCGGCCTGCTGCCGAAAGCTCAGGTCCTCGCGCTCCTCGACCGGCTCCAGGACCTCGATCTGGTCGTCGTCGACGAGTCGTTCCTCGAGTTCGCCGACGACGGCGCCCGGACCAGTGTGGCCGCGGAGGCGGTGCTGCGGCCCAACGCGCTCGTGCTGCGCAGCCTCGGCAAGAACTTCGGACTGCACGGGGTGCGCTTCGGCTACCTGGTCGCCCATCCCGGCCTCGCCGGCCGGATCAGGGCAGCCCTGCCGAAGTGGAACCTCAACTCCTTCGCCGAGGCGGTGGTGTTCATGCTGCGCGACCACCGCGACGCGTACGCGGAGAGCCTGCGCCGGGTCCGCGGCGACCGGTACGAGATGATCCGCCGCCTGTCGCAGCTGCCCGGGCTGACGGTGTACCCCTCGCAGGGCAACTTCGTCTACGTGCGGCTCCCCGCGGGCGTCGACGGCGCCCTGCTGCGCGACCGGCTCCTGACCGGACACGGCGTGCTGGTGCGTGAGTGCGGCAACAAGATCGGCAGCTCCAGCCGCTTCGTCCGGCTCGTGGTGCGCCCTCAGGCCGACGTCGCGCGCCTGGTGTCGGCGATGGAACAGGTGCTCTACGGCCGCACCGCACACCATCCCGCCGCCGCGCCGGCCCCGGAGGCGCGGCCGGCCGACGGCCGGGGGCTCATCGCGGTCCGGCCTGCGTTCGACGCGCCCGCGCCGCTTCCCGGACCGTCCGCGCCACTTCCCGGACCGTCGGCGCCCGTGCCGCTTCCCGGGTCCGCCGTGTCGGCCCAGCTTCCCGGGCCCGCCGGGATGCTGTACCCGGCAGCCCTGCTGCCTCCGGGAGCGGTGCCGCCCACGGGTCCCGTCGCCGTGCCGTACGCCGGTCCCGTCGCCGTGCCGCCTGCCGGTGGTCCCGGCGGGGCCGTCGCGCCACCGCCGGGTGCGGGGGAGGCGGAAACGCCCCCCGGGCCCGCCCGCACCGGGCTGTCCCGGGCCATGACCGCCGGCTACACCTCGGGCACGGCCGCGGTCGACCGGATCGTCGCCGGCACCTGA